One window of the Anaeromyxobacter dehalogenans 2CP-C genome contains the following:
- a CDS encoding glycoside hydrolase family 57 protein produces MTDVRGYVALQLHAHLPFVRHPEYDDFLEEDWLYEAISETYLPLLQAFDRLTDEGVPFRVSMTMTPPLVAMLRDELLMSRYARRLDKLCELADKEVHRTRKDATFHGLALHYQQEFRGLRALFGDRYRRDLVGAFKRLEDAGRLEIVTCGATHGFLPLMQEYPEAVRAQIAVAVAHHRRHFGRDPAGIWLPECGYFPGLDAYLAEQNIRYFFVDTHGITDATPRPRYGVYAPIYTPTGPAAFGRDAESSMQVWSAESGYPGDADYREFYRDVGWDLDLDYVRPYIQPTGQRKNVGIKYYRITGRTAHKEPYDPGRARERAAQHAGNFMFNRERQIEHLASRMGGVRPIVVSPYDAELYGHWWYEGPMFIDYLVRKAAYDQRVFRLATPGDYLRENPEQQLATPPLCSWGAGGYAGVWLDGSNDWIYRHLHKAAERMIALARDYKQPTELERRALSQAARELLLAQSSDWAFIMKTGTMVDYAIRRTKEHVLRFTRLHDQLRAGRIDEGWLAHVEQKDNIFPEIDYTVYAPR; encoded by the coding sequence ATGACAGACGTGCGCGGTTACGTGGCGCTCCAGCTCCACGCGCACCTGCCGTTCGTCCGGCACCCGGAGTACGACGACTTCCTGGAGGAGGACTGGCTCTACGAGGCCATCTCCGAGACCTACCTCCCCCTGCTCCAGGCGTTCGACCGGCTCACCGACGAGGGCGTGCCGTTCCGCGTCTCGATGACGATGACGCCGCCGCTCGTCGCCATGCTGCGCGACGAGCTGCTCATGTCGCGCTACGCGCGGCGCCTCGACAAGCTGTGCGAGCTCGCGGACAAGGAGGTCCACCGCACCCGCAAGGACGCGACCTTCCACGGCCTGGCGCTGCACTACCAGCAGGAGTTCCGGGGGCTCCGGGCGCTGTTCGGCGATCGCTACCGCCGCGACCTGGTGGGCGCCTTCAAGCGCCTGGAGGACGCGGGCCGGCTCGAGATCGTCACCTGCGGCGCGACGCACGGGTTCCTGCCGCTCATGCAGGAGTACCCGGAGGCCGTGCGCGCGCAGATCGCGGTCGCGGTCGCGCACCACCGCCGCCACTTCGGCCGCGATCCGGCCGGCATCTGGCTGCCGGAGTGCGGGTACTTCCCCGGCCTCGACGCGTACCTGGCCGAGCAGAACATCCGCTACTTCTTCGTGGACACCCACGGCATCACCGACGCCACGCCGCGCCCGCGCTACGGCGTCTACGCGCCCATCTACACGCCCACCGGCCCGGCCGCCTTCGGGCGCGACGCCGAGTCGTCGATGCAGGTGTGGAGCGCGGAGTCCGGCTACCCCGGCGACGCCGACTACCGCGAGTTCTACCGGGACGTGGGCTGGGACCTCGACCTCGACTACGTCCGGCCCTACATCCAGCCCACCGGGCAGCGGAAGAACGTCGGCATCAAGTACTACCGGATCACCGGCCGGACCGCGCACAAGGAGCCCTACGACCCGGGCCGCGCGCGCGAGCGGGCCGCGCAGCACGCCGGCAACTTCATGTTCAACCGCGAGCGGCAGATCGAGCACCTCGCCTCGCGGATGGGCGGCGTGCGCCCCATCGTCGTGTCGCCCTACGACGCCGAGCTGTACGGCCACTGGTGGTACGAGGGGCCGATGTTCATCGACTACCTCGTGCGGAAGGCCGCCTACGACCAGCGCGTCTTCCGGCTGGCCACGCCCGGCGACTACCTGCGCGAGAACCCCGAGCAGCAGCTCGCCACGCCGCCGCTCTGCTCCTGGGGCGCCGGCGGCTACGCCGGCGTGTGGCTGGACGGCTCCAACGACTGGATCTACCGGCACCTGCACAAGGCGGCGGAGCGGATGATCGCCCTGGCGCGCGACTACAAGCAGCCCACCGAGCTCGAGCGCCGCGCGCTCTCGCAGGCCGCGCGCGAGCTCCTGCTGGCGCAGTCGTCCGACTGGGCCTTCATCATGAAGACCGGGACCATGGTGGACTACGCCATCCGGCGCACGAAGGAGCACGTGCTCCGCTTCACGCGGCTCCACGACCAGCTCCGCGCCGGCCGCATCGACGAGGGGTGGCTCGCCCACGTCGAGCAGAAGGACAACATCTTCCCCGAGATCGACTACACGGTGTACGCGCCGCGCTGA
- the lysS gene encoding lysine--tRNA ligase: MADELGTTEREIIAQRLKKAEALRALGVNPFGNGWQPRHLAEELLRHHGDQPAEEIAKAPGDWSLAGRVLAVRSFGKAAFLRVRDRSAELQVWVKKDRVGDQAFEVFKLLDIGDIVGAEGPATRTKTGELTLEARTFTILTKATRPLPEKWHGLTDVEQRYRQRYVDLVVTPGVREAFVKRARIVSGIRRFLDARGYLEVETPTLHKPEEAGGAAARPFETHHNALDLDLKLRIATELHLKRLVVGGLDRVYEIGRIWRNEGIDRRHNPEFTSIEFYQAYATHEDLMRLTEELMHQLAVEVTGGPVVTFQGQAIDLTPPYPRVSMLEVGARALGLAPDDALAGRGLAEALSRAAARENDSEDAWKLEQAAKKTPGEAVALAFEIFGEPQLPKDRPAFVVDFPLETSPLSRRRDADPRLVDRFELFAAGMELANAFSELNDPADQRARFEAQMRAKAAGDEEAMPYDEDFVRALEHGMPPTAGEGIGIDRLAMLFTDSASIRDVILFPLLKSRD, from the coding sequence ATGGCCGACGAACTTGGAACGACCGAGCGCGAGATCATCGCGCAGCGTCTGAAGAAGGCCGAGGCGCTCCGCGCCCTCGGCGTGAACCCCTTCGGAAACGGCTGGCAGCCCCGCCACCTCGCGGAGGAGCTGCTGCGCCACCATGGCGACCAGCCCGCCGAGGAGATCGCGAAGGCCCCGGGCGACTGGTCGCTCGCGGGCCGCGTCCTGGCGGTCCGCTCCTTCGGCAAGGCCGCGTTCCTGCGCGTCCGCGACCGGTCCGCCGAGCTGCAGGTCTGGGTGAAGAAGGATCGCGTGGGCGACCAGGCGTTCGAGGTCTTCAAGCTGCTCGACATCGGCGACATCGTGGGCGCGGAGGGCCCGGCCACCCGCACCAAGACCGGCGAGCTGACGCTCGAGGCGCGGACGTTCACGATCCTCACCAAGGCGACGCGCCCGCTGCCGGAGAAGTGGCACGGCCTCACCGACGTGGAGCAGCGCTACCGCCAGCGCTACGTGGACCTGGTGGTCACGCCGGGCGTGCGCGAGGCGTTCGTGAAGCGCGCCCGCATCGTCTCCGGGATCCGCCGCTTCCTGGACGCCCGCGGGTACCTGGAGGTCGAGACGCCCACGCTGCACAAGCCGGAGGAGGCGGGCGGGGCGGCGGCGCGGCCGTTCGAGACGCACCACAACGCGCTCGACCTCGACCTGAAGCTCCGCATCGCCACCGAGCTGCACCTGAAGCGCCTCGTGGTGGGCGGCCTCGACCGCGTCTACGAGATCGGCCGCATCTGGCGCAACGAGGGGATCGACCGGCGCCACAACCCGGAGTTCACCTCCATCGAGTTCTACCAGGCGTACGCCACCCACGAGGACCTGATGCGCCTCACCGAGGAGCTGATGCACCAGCTCGCGGTGGAGGTGACCGGCGGGCCGGTGGTGACGTTCCAGGGCCAGGCCATCGACCTGACGCCGCCGTACCCGCGCGTCTCGATGCTGGAGGTGGGCGCGCGCGCGCTGGGGCTGGCGCCCGACGACGCGCTCGCCGGGCGCGGGCTCGCCGAGGCGCTCTCGCGCGCGGCCGCCCGGGAGAACGACTCCGAGGACGCCTGGAAGCTGGAGCAGGCCGCGAAGAAGACGCCGGGCGAGGCGGTGGCGCTCGCGTTCGAGATCTTCGGCGAGCCGCAGCTCCCGAAGGACCGGCCGGCCTTCGTGGTGGACTTCCCGCTGGAGACGAGCCCGCTGTCGCGCCGGCGCGACGCCGACCCGCGGCTGGTGGACCGCTTCGAGCTGTTCGCCGCCGGGATGGAGCTCGCGAACGCGTTCTCCGAGCTGAACGACCCGGCCGACCAGCGCGCGCGCTTCGAGGCGCAGATGCGCGCCAAGGCCGCCGGCGACGAGGAGGCCATGCCCTACGACGAGGACTTCGTCCGCGCGCTGGAGCACGGCATGCCGCCCACCGCGGGCGAGGGGATCGGCATCGACCGGCTGGCCATGCTCTTCACCGACTCGGCGTCGATCCGCGACGTGATCCTGTTCCCGCTGCTGAAGTCCCGCGACTGA
- a CDS encoding DUF4912 domain-containing protein: MPDLRKMTVESLRALARKILGPGHSRLKTKAELVSALEEAGAGEPARAAPAGASASKAPPRVKAAGQGPGARVRAAAGRTVKATGEAVRAVKQAAGEVARAGAKRAGKAAGKAAAAGAPASAKAPKPVRPGAAARAARTGAGAAIGAVVGARAGAAPARARKAGKAATAAAAVAGAAVGAAVGAAAGARSGRRKATARKPRAAVPDAEGFFVARVRGEDAVREAPHPLVEPEPEDEDAAAEEAEGTPSGAPAYDEGLGELPWGYGDDAFVALPRDPRTLFLYWDWSGATLDAAFQGLDHGRSQLWVFARSGAGWERVRVIDFALESRGYYVHDLEPGRAYRAEIHVVDRRGAERLLARPSNPVGLPSSGPSGVVDDRFVRIPWDMPLGRLLGPGHAGGPFSDEARALLARLSDWSRFGSAPVWGGSAGGMGGRPSSPTAAPSSPGRPVDPREK, translated from the coding sequence ATGCCCGACCTCAGGAAGATGACCGTGGAGAGCCTCCGCGCGCTCGCGCGCAAGATCCTCGGGCCGGGTCACTCCCGGCTGAAGACCAAGGCGGAGCTGGTCAGCGCGCTCGAGGAGGCCGGGGCCGGCGAGCCCGCCCGGGCGGCGCCCGCGGGCGCGTCCGCGTCGAAGGCGCCACCCAGGGTGAAGGCGGCGGGGCAGGGGCCCGGCGCGCGGGTCCGCGCGGCGGCGGGACGCACCGTGAAGGCCACCGGCGAGGCCGTGCGCGCGGTGAAGCAGGCGGCGGGCGAGGTGGCCCGCGCGGGCGCGAAGCGGGCCGGGAAGGCCGCCGGAAAGGCGGCGGCGGCCGGCGCGCCGGCGTCCGCGAAGGCGCCGAAGCCCGTCCGCCCCGGCGCGGCGGCCCGCGCGGCGCGGACCGGCGCAGGGGCGGCCATCGGGGCGGTGGTCGGCGCCAGGGCGGGCGCCGCCCCGGCCCGGGCGCGCAAGGCGGGCAAGGCCGCGACCGCGGCGGCGGCCGTGGCGGGCGCGGCGGTCGGCGCGGCGGTGGGGGCCGCGGCCGGGGCGCGCTCCGGGCGGCGGAAGGCCACCGCGCGCAAGCCGCGCGCCGCCGTCCCCGACGCGGAGGGCTTCTTCGTGGCGCGCGTGCGCGGCGAGGACGCGGTCCGCGAGGCTCCGCACCCGCTGGTCGAGCCGGAGCCCGAGGACGAGGACGCCGCCGCCGAGGAGGCCGAGGGCACGCCCTCGGGCGCGCCCGCGTACGACGAGGGGCTGGGGGAGCTGCCCTGGGGCTACGGCGACGACGCGTTCGTCGCGCTCCCCCGCGACCCGCGCACGCTCTTCCTCTACTGGGACTGGTCCGGCGCCACGCTGGACGCGGCGTTCCAGGGGCTCGACCACGGGCGCTCGCAGCTCTGGGTCTTCGCCCGGAGCGGCGCCGGCTGGGAGCGCGTCCGGGTGATCGACTTCGCGCTCGAGTCGCGCGGCTACTACGTGCACGACCTCGAGCCGGGGCGGGCCTACCGCGCCGAGATCCACGTGGTGGACCGGCGCGGCGCCGAGCGCCTGCTCGCCCGGCCGTCCAACCCGGTCGGCCTGCCGTCGTCGGGCCCGTCGGGCGTGGTGGACGACCGGTTCGTGCGCATCCCGTGGGACATGCCGCTCGGCCGGCTCCTCGGGCCGGGCCACGCGGGCGGCCCGTTCTCCGACGAGGCGCGCGCGCTGCTGGCGCGCCTGTCCGACTGGTCGCGCTTCGGCAGCGCGCCGGTGTGGGGCGGGAGCGCGGGCGGGATGGGGGGGCGGCCGTCGTCCCCGACCGCGGCGCCGTCGTCGCCCGGGCGGCCCGTCGATCCGAGGGAGAAGTAG
- a CDS encoding ABC transporter permease, giving the protein MSDPVPHRPGSEPGHRPAAPAPGAAPRDGAAHPVPPVFSFAAFALVLAGVFGAAALAPVAHAFFGDRLGLPTPLASGLAALAGASLGGAFGAAAARVGRRLAFYELSAATLLWTAVVAVLVGVLPPGVRGAVGAIQALEAQGTLVVVLGLLGAGLLSAVAVFAGASLAYLLAGAGRVDASLSYELFVARSHLKLSPKALAALFAVVVTGLLPGLLLALAWSLVRDARERRAYRRGELFHRPRMPATLLMTLISIGGVAIGVWALTVVLSVMSGFEADLKKKILGHTAHGMVLSYGQDDFGDWRRIRETVLGVRGVEAATPFLYNEVMLSTGQNLTGAILKGIDVKTIGSVTDLPASVQDGRLEWLDAPAEIPLPRDGGEAGGAAPERPRPGRPLPGIVIGRELAHALRVFVGDQVNLVSPFGDLGPGGPQPKSRPFRVAAVFYSGMYEYDSKFAYISLAEAQRFFGVETVTGLEVKVRDADAARSVMGRVVFALGGWPYRAKDWGELNRSLFSALQMEKVVMAVILGFIVLVASFIIVATLIMQVLEKRREIAVLKSMGAGVPSVMKIFVVEGVVIGAVGTVFGLLLGLGTCLLIDKVGIPLDPGVYYISNLPVLLDGAQFTLVGLAALALSYLATIYPATKAARLHPVDGLRDE; this is encoded by the coding sequence TTGTCCGATCCCGTCCCGCACCGGCCCGGCTCCGAGCCCGGCCATCGCCCGGCGGCGCCCGCGCCCGGCGCGGCCCCCCGCGACGGCGCCGCGCACCCCGTGCCGCCCGTCTTCTCCTTCGCCGCGTTCGCGCTGGTGCTGGCCGGCGTGTTCGGCGCGGCCGCGCTCGCGCCGGTGGCCCACGCCTTCTTCGGCGACCGGCTGGGCCTGCCCACGCCGCTCGCCAGCGGCCTGGCCGCGCTCGCCGGCGCCTCGCTCGGCGGCGCGTTCGGCGCCGCCGCCGCGCGGGTGGGGCGCCGCCTCGCGTTCTACGAGCTCTCCGCCGCCACGCTGCTGTGGACCGCGGTGGTCGCGGTGCTGGTGGGCGTGCTGCCCCCCGGCGTCCGCGGCGCGGTGGGCGCGATCCAGGCGCTCGAGGCCCAGGGCACGCTGGTGGTGGTGCTCGGGCTGCTCGGGGCCGGCCTGCTCTCGGCGGTGGCGGTGTTCGCGGGCGCCAGCCTCGCGTACCTGCTGGCGGGCGCGGGCCGGGTGGACGCCTCGCTCTCCTACGAGCTGTTCGTGGCGCGCAGCCACCTGAAGCTCTCGCCGAAGGCGCTCGCGGCGCTGTTCGCGGTGGTGGTGACCGGGCTGCTGCCGGGCCTGCTCCTCGCGCTCGCCTGGTCCCTCGTGCGCGACGCGCGGGAGCGGCGCGCCTACCGCCGCGGCGAGCTGTTCCACCGCCCGCGCATGCCGGCCACGCTGCTCATGACGCTCATCTCGATCGGCGGCGTCGCCATCGGCGTCTGGGCGCTCACCGTGGTGCTGTCGGTGATGAGCGGCTTCGAGGCCGACCTGAAGAAGAAGATCCTGGGCCACACCGCGCACGGCATGGTGCTGAGCTACGGGCAGGACGACTTCGGCGACTGGCGCCGCATCCGCGAGACGGTGCTGGGGGTGCGCGGCGTCGAGGCGGCCACGCCGTTCCTCTACAACGAGGTGATGCTCTCCACCGGCCAGAACCTGACCGGCGCGATCCTGAAGGGCATCGACGTGAAGACCATCGGGTCGGTCACCGACCTGCCCGCGAGCGTGCAGGACGGCCGGCTGGAGTGGCTGGACGCGCCGGCGGAGATCCCGCTGCCCCGCGACGGCGGCGAGGCCGGGGGCGCGGCGCCGGAGCGGCCGCGCCCGGGCCGCCCGCTGCCGGGCATCGTGATCGGGCGCGAGCTGGCGCACGCGCTCCGGGTCTTCGTGGGCGACCAGGTCAACCTGGTCTCCCCGTTCGGCGACCTGGGCCCGGGCGGGCCGCAGCCGAAGAGCCGGCCGTTCCGCGTGGCGGCGGTGTTCTACAGCGGCATGTACGAGTACGACTCCAAGTTCGCGTACATCTCGCTCGCCGAGGCGCAGCGGTTCTTCGGCGTGGAGACGGTCACCGGGCTCGAGGTGAAGGTGCGCGACGCGGACGCGGCGCGCTCGGTCATGGGCCGGGTGGTGTTCGCGCTGGGCGGCTGGCCGTACCGCGCCAAGGACTGGGGCGAGCTGAACCGCAGCCTCTTCTCCGCGCTGCAGATGGAGAAGGTGGTGATGGCGGTGATCCTCGGCTTCATCGTGCTGGTGGCGAGCTTCATCATCGTCGCCACGCTCATCATGCAGGTGCTGGAGAAGCGGCGGGAGATCGCGGTGCTGAAGTCCATGGGCGCCGGGGTGCCCAGCGTGATGAAGATCTTCGTGGTGGAGGGCGTGGTGATCGGTGCGGTGGGCACGGTCTTCGGCCTGCTGCTCGGGCTCGGCACCTGCCTGCTCATCGACAAGGTCGGCATCCCGCTCGACCCGGGCGTCTACTACATCTCCAACCTGCCGGTGCTGCTCGACGGCGCGCAGTTCACGCTGGTGGGCCTGGCCGCGCTCGCGCTCTCCTACCTCGCCACCATCTACCCCGCCACCAAGGCGGCCCGCCTCCACCCGGTGGACGGGCTGCGGGACGAGTGA
- a CDS encoding ABC transporter ATP-binding protein translates to MQPAPLIRIEGLGKTYLMGEKRLEVLRGIDLEIAAGELVALTGPSGAGKSTFLHLLGALDVPSRGRVLFEGEDVFGRGEDGLAAFRNQTIGFVFQSHHLLPEFTALENAMMPALIRRVARADARRRAAEMLETVGLGERMEHRPGELSGGEQQRVALARALCLQPKLLLADEPTGNLDPQTAEGIHALLADLNVRMGITAVVVTHNERLAAALPRRLRLVQGRLA, encoded by the coding sequence ATGCAGCCCGCGCCGCTCATCCGCATCGAGGGCCTGGGGAAGACCTACCTCATGGGCGAGAAGCGCCTGGAGGTGCTCCGCGGCATCGACCTGGAGATCGCCGCGGGCGAGCTGGTGGCGCTCACCGGCCCGTCCGGCGCCGGCAAGAGCACGTTCCTGCACCTGCTGGGCGCGCTCGACGTGCCCTCCCGCGGGCGGGTCCTGTTCGAGGGGGAGGACGTGTTCGGGCGCGGCGAGGACGGCCTGGCCGCGTTCCGGAACCAGACCATCGGGTTCGTGTTCCAGAGCCACCACCTGCTGCCCGAGTTCACCGCGCTGGAGAACGCCATGATGCCGGCGCTCATCCGGCGGGTGGCCCGCGCCGACGCCCGCCGCCGCGCCGCCGAGATGCTGGAGACGGTCGGCCTGGGCGAGCGGATGGAGCACCGGCCCGGCGAGCTGTCCGGGGGCGAGCAGCAGCGCGTCGCCCTGGCCCGCGCGCTGTGCCTCCAGCCGAAGCTGCTGCTCGCGGACGAGCCGACCGGCAACCTCGACCCGCAGACCGCCGAGGGGATCCACGCCTTGCTCGCAGACCTGAACGTCCGGATGGGAATCACCGCGGTGGTGGTGACGCACAACGAGCGGCTCGCCGCGGCGCTGCCGCGCCGCCTCCGCCTGGTCCAGGGACGGCTCGCTTGA